A region of the Candidatus Cloacimonadota bacterium genome:
GATGCTGAAGGAAAACCACATCCGCGCCTGCGGCGGCATCTCGGAAGCCGTGACCCGCGTGAAGAAACACAACACCGCCCACAAGATCGAGGTGGAGGTTACCACCATCCAGGAACTTGAGGAAGCCGTACGCGCCGGAGTGGACAGGGTGATGCTGGACAACATGAACCTCACCCAGATCCGCGCCTGCGTGCGCCGCTTCGGCAAAAAGGTGGAACTCGAAGTTTCCGGCGGAGTTACCCTCGCCAACATCGCCAAACTGGCCCAGACGGGCGTACATTATATCTCCAGCGGCGCTCTGACGCATTCCTACCAGTCGCTGGACATCAGTCTTTTATTTAAGGAGTGACGATGGAAGAACAACTGCGCACCCTGGCAAAAATGCAGAAACTGGACGACCAGATCGGTGCCCTGAGGCTGCTGCAGCAACAGCTGCCCCAGGAACTAAACGACATCATCGAGCGGGTGGACGCCGCCACCGCGAACCTGCTGGGCAGCGAAACCGAACGCGCCGAAACCGAAAAGAAACAGCGCGCGCTGGAAGGCGAAATCAAACAAAACCAGGCCACCATCAAAAAATACGCCACCCAGCTTTCCGATATCAAGACCAATAAGGAATACAAAGCCCTGAACAGCGAGATCGCCTACCTGAAGGACAAGATCTCGGAGCTGGAAAGCCAGGAACTGGAACTGATGGAAGAAGAGAACATGGCCAAGCAGAAGGTGGAGCAGGACAAGAAAGACCTCGCGGCCGCGGAAATGACCAAGCGCGAACGCGAAGGCGACCTGCGCGAAAAGATCGAATCGCTGGACGCCGAGATCGACAAACTCCGCGCCGAACGCACCCAGCTGGCCCAGACCCTGCCCCAAAACCTCGTGCGCCAGTATGCCAACATGATCAAGAACAAGGGCAACTGCGCCGTGGTCTATGAGCGCAACGGGGCCTGCGGCGGCTGCGGATTCGTGATCCGGCCCCAGATCCGCATCGAACTGGAACTGCGCAAAAAAATCAATTTCTGTGAAAGTTGCGGCCGCATCCTGATGGAGGAATTCCCGGACCTCTGAACCCTCCCTGCCGGCGGCAACCGGCTTGGCCTGCAATTCTTTAGCGGGATTGGCCAATTTATTGCTTGACAGAAAAGCAGAACGAAAGTATTAGATTTTTTTCAGGCCCCTTGCGGGGGCGTTCATAGAGTGATTGAACATCCACTGAATGGTTTGATTGCGAACCAAGGAAAAAAATGTCAATATCAGGATACGGACGGGGCATCCTTGGTGCAGGGCTCTGACCGTCCGGTCAACTTTGAGGTACAACCCTAAATAATAAAATGGGAAAAGGAGATATCCTATGAAAAGAACCCTTCTTTTCGCGCTGCTGCTGATTTTTGCAATCGGCATGTTCAGCAACGTCTATGCCCAGATCAACGTTACCATAGGCAACGGAACCACCACCAACACCACCACCGGCGGTCCGGCCCCCTATGGCACCTGGTACAAAAATTTCCGCGAGCAATACCTCGTGCTTGCCTCGGAGATCGAAGACCAGGGCGGCGGACCCGGGAACATCAATTCGGTGGCCTTCAACGTGGCCGCCCTGAATACCTGTTCCCCCATGCCGAACTACACGATCCGGCTGAAACACACCACCCAGACAGCTCTCACCACCACTTTCGAAGACGGTACCTACCAAACCGTGTTCGTGCAGAACGATTTCCTGCCCGTGGTTGGCTGGAACACCCACACCTTCTCGGCTCCCTTTGTCTGGGACGGCACTTCGAACATCCTGGTCGATGTCTACACCTCGCTGATCCCGGGTGATTATACCCAGAACGCTTCGACTTACTATTCGACCACCACGTTCAACAGCTCGCTGCGCTTCCAAAGCGACACCGCTGAAGCCAGCACAGCCACCACCGGCACCACCAGCCTGAACCGCTCCAACATCAGGTTCAACATGGAAGCCCTGGTTGTTGACGAACCGCCCAACCCGGCGCAGATCGTCTCCCCGGCTGACGGCGCTGTCAATGTGATGACCTCCGCCACCCTCAACTGGGCTTCCGGCGGCGGCGCCCCCACGGGCTACAAGGTGCATTTCGGCACCACCAACCCGCCCCCCTTCATCCAAAACACCACTGAAACCACCTATGCCCCCACCCTGGCGATCAACACCACCTACTATTGGAAGATAATTCCTTTCAATGCCGAAGGTGACGCGGTCAACTGCCCGGTCTGGAGCTTCACCACCGGCGGCCCGGTGGTTACCATGACCAACGGCACCCAGTCCGTGACCGATGGCATGACCTATGCCTTCTATGATTCCGGCGGACCCGACGGCCAGTATCAAAACTCCGAGAACTATACCTTCACCTTCTCGGCCGCCAATCCCACCTCGATCATCCACGTGACCTTCACCTACTTCGATCTGGAATCCGGCTGGGACTACCTGAAGATCTACAACGGGCCGGACACCTCCGCCCCGCAGGTCGGCCCTGCTGCCGGCTACTCCGGCACCGCCCTGCCGGATGAACTGATCGGCTCCAACGCCGTGACCTTCGTCTTCACCTCCGACAGCTCGGTCCAGCGTAACGGCTGGGCGGCAGCGGTCAGCGCGGTGAACCTCGAACACGACCTCGGCGCGCAGAGCATTGCCGGCAACACCATCCCCTCAGTTGGTGATCCCACCACTTACACGGTGGCGGTGAAAAACAACGGCGCCAACACCGAGAACACCTACAGCGTGAAACTGATGGGCACCGGAAACGTGGAGCTTGCCTCCATTCCCGGCACCTCCATCGCTCCCCAGCAAACCATCGACTTTGCCATCACCTGGACCCCCTCCGCCACCGGCGCGATGGAGATCTGGGGCGAAGTGGTGCTGGCCAACGACGGCATCGCCTCCAACAACCAGACCCCGCACATGAACATCAGCGTGCAGGCCGTGGGCGTTGTGGCGGTCACCATCGGCGATGGCAGCCAAACCGGCCTCCTCCCGCTGAACTTCTTCTACAACAACAGCCTGTCCGAGACGGTCTATCCCGCCAACGAAATGAACATCGGCGGCCTGATCACAGGCATCCAGTACTACAACGACTTCACTCTGGCCGGCGGCCTGACGGACAAACCCACCAAGATCTGGATGGGCGAGATCGCCGATGCCGACCTCACAGCAGGATGGGTGCCCTCCACCAGCCTCACCTCCGTCTTTGACGGCCTGGTGGACTACCCCACGGGACAAAACGACATCAACATCACCCTGCAGACCCCGTACGTTTATGGCGGCGGCAACCTCGTGGTGATGGCGCAGCGTCCCATGGACACCGGCTGGTTCAGCGGAGTCAACTTCCGCACCCAGACCATCGGCACTTCCCGCACCCTGGCTGTCTATTCAGACGGCACCGCCTTCGATCCGGCCGCGCCCCCCGCCGGCACCGCCCCCACCGGTATGTTCCCCAAGACCACTTTCTTCCTGATCGTGGACGACATGGGAGCCCTTACCGGAACGGTCTTTGACGGCGCAACCCCTCTGCCCGGAGCGACGGTCTCCATCACCGGAACCCCTCTCACCACCACCACCGACGCCAACGGCGTTTACAACTTCCCCTACGTGATGATGGGTGCCCAAACCGTTGTGGCCACAAAACACGGCTACAACGAAGTTACCCACGCCGTCACCATCATCGAAGACCAAACCGTGACCCAGGACTTCGTGCTCACCCAGCTGCCCCAGGTCACCGTTACCGGACGCATCGTAGGCAGCGACCAGCCCACCGTGGGCCTGGCCGACGCCACCATCAACCTCACCGGTTACGATCCCTACCAGGCCACCACCAATGCCAGCGGCCAATTCACCATCACCGGCGTCTATGCCAGCCAAACTTACGAATACACAGCCCACGCCACGGGTTACCAGAACGCGACCGGCCAGGTCGTGGTCGGCACCACCAACGTGAACATGGACGACATCATCGTGAACGAACTGGCCTTCCCGCCCTATCAGGTGGTTGCCACTGAAGCCACCGACTATTCGAACGTGGCCCTCACCTGGATGGCCCCGGATCCCAACGCAGTGGGCGAATGGATCTACTACGACACCGGCCTGAACGAAGACAGCATCGGCCTCACCGCCGGCGGTGAATTCAGCGCCGCCATCCGCTTCCCGGCCTCCGCTCTCACCGACTATGCCGGCATGAGCCTCTACGCCATTTCCCTCTGGCCTGGCGATCCGGCCACCTACTCCCTGCGCGTCTGGACCGGTGGAACCCCCACCTCTCCCGGAACCCAGGTGGTTGACCAGCCCTTCACCGTACCCACCGCCGATGTGTTCCAGACCGTGCTGCTGGACAACCCCGTGGTTGTTTCCGGCACCGAGGAACTCTGGTTTGGCTACAACGTCACCCACACCGGGGGCATGTATCCCGCCGGCTGTGACGGCGGCCCTGCCCTGAACGGCTTCGGCAACATGATCTACAACGCCGGCGCCTGGTCCACCCTCTACGACCTGGCCCCGACCCTCAACTACAACTGGAACATCCGCGGCTACGTGGGCTTCTCGGCTCCCACCCGGGCTCCCGAAGTCACCCCGCTGGCCATGAAGACCGGTGCCTTTGGCGAAGCCAACGGCAACGACCGCGTCCTCGGCGGATACAAGGTCTGGCGCCTTCTGGCCGCGAACCAGGACAACGAGTCCCTCTGGACTCCGCTGACCCCCACCAACATCACCCCCACCAACTACACCGACAACGCCTGGGCCCCGCTGCCCTCCGGCGTTTACAAATATGCCGTCAAGGCTGTTTACACCAACGACGTGATGTCCCCTGCCGCCTTCTCCAACGAGATCCACAAAGGCATGATGGGAGTCCTGTCCGGAACCGTGACCGAATTCGGCACCAACGTTCCGATCGCCGGGGCCACCATCACCGCCGGCGACTACAGCGGCACCTCCGACGCCACCGGTAACTACTCCTTCGGCGTCTATCAGGGAACTTACACCGTCACCTGCGTGAAGACCGGCTACCAGGCTGGTTCCCAGGCCGGCGTGAGCATCACCGGGCTGCAAACCACAAACCTGAACTTCGTACTCACCGAGATCACCCTTCCCCCGGGAGCGGTGCAGGCAGTCGAAGCCAGCCCCAGCCTGGTCAACGTGACCTGGATGGAGCCCGGCAGCGGCACCGACATCTCTGAAGGTTTCGAAGGAACGGCCTTCCCGCCCACCGACTGGACCCAGATCATCAACAACACCGGCGCTGCCGGAACCACCGGCGTGTACCCCACCTGGTGCCAGGTCGGCGAAGTTGCCCTCACACCCGCGGTCCCGCCCCACACCGGAGCTTACCAGGCCGCCCTCTGGTGGGATTATGCCCATCAGGATGAATGGCTCATCACCCCTGAGTTCATCTGCCCTCCCGCCGCTGACCTCAACTTCTGGACCTATGTCTATCTGGGAAGTACCAACCTCGACCATTACAACGTGAAGGTTTCCACCGACGGCACCACCTGGACCACCCTCTGGGATGCCACCGCCCTCACCGGCGGCTGGAACTACTACGACACCCCCATCGCGGTCGATCTGGACAGCTATGCCGGCCAGGAGATCAAGCTTGCCTGGCAGGCTGTGGACGGCGACGGCCAGGGTCTCTGGTATGTCTGGTTCCTCGATGACATCGTGGTAGGCAATCCCACCACCACCCTGCGCTTCCCCGCCAGCTCCCTCACCCGCGTGAGCGCTGCCGGAAACGACCACCGCGCGCCTGAAACCGTGATGCCCAAGCGTCCCATCAGCCGCGAGATGATGCACTCATCCGGCCTGACCTCCGCCAACAAGGTCGCCAACGAGACCGTGGTCCGCGACGACCGCGTCCTCAACGGCTACAAGGTCTGGCGCCTGCTTCAGGGCCAGGAGAACAATGAATCCGCCTGGGTCCAGCTCACTCCGGACGTCATCACCGCCACTGCCTGGCAGGATGGCGGCTGGGGCAGCGTGCCCGACGGTAACTACAAGTGGGCCGTGAAAGCCATCTACACAGCTGGCGCCACCTCCACTCCCTCCTTCTCCAACGTCGTGCCGAAACAAACCCAGATCGGCACCATCGCCGGTATCGTCCGCAACCAGCAGAACGCCCCCATCATGGGCGCCACCGTCTCCTGCGGCGATGTGACCGCCACCACCAACGCCTCCGGCGCCTACAGCATGCAAGTGGTTGCCGGCACGCACAGCGTTACCGCCACCGCCGCCGGCTATGCCCCCGGCACCCAGACCGGCGTGATCGTGGTCACCGGCCAAACCACCACCGTGAACTTCCAGCTGGCTCCCAGCCAGGAACTGCTGGTGGACGGCTTCGAAAGCTACGACAACTTCGCCCTGGCCTTCGCGCCCTGGACCCTGGTGGACGTGGACATGAGCACCACCTACGGCATGACCGGGATCACCTGGCCAAACGCCTACGCGGCGATGGCCTACATGATCTTCGTGCCCAGCGCCACCACCCCCGCGGTCACCGACGCCGAACCCCACGGAGGCCTCAAACAGGCTGCCTGCTTCGCCAGCACCACGCCTCCCAACAACGACTGGCTGATCACCCCCGTGCTCAGCAACCCCGCCGAGATCAAGTTCTGGGCCCGCTCCTACACGGACGACTATGGCCTCGAGCGCTTCAAGGTGGGCGTGGGCACGGATACCAATCCCAACAACTTCACCATCATCAGCGGTACCAACTACATCTCCGCCCCGATCGACTGGACCGAGTACACCTACTCGCTGGCCGGCTATCCCGGCAACGTGTATGTGGGCATCCAGTGCCTCTCCAACGACGCCTTCATCTTCTTTGTGGATGACGTGCTCGTGATGGGCGGCACCGCGAATGAAGATCCGGGCGTGCCTGTGGTGGCCACCGAGCTGCACGGCAACTTCCCGAACCCCTTCAATCCGGAGACCACCATCCGCTACAGCGTGAAGGAAGCCACTCCCGTAACCATCGAGATCTACAACGTCAAGGGCCAGCTGGTGAAGACCCTCGTGAACGAAAGCAAGGCCAGCGGCAATTACTCCGCCACCTGGAACGGCCGCGACAACAACAACCTGCCTGTCTCCAGCGGCGTCTATTTCTACAAGATGTTCGCCGGCAAGTACAGCAGCACCAAAAAGATGATCCTGATGAAGTAATTCGTCAGATCTATAAGATCCCAACCCCGGAACGGTCCCCCGCTCCGGGGTTTTTGTTTTTTTTACGGATAGCCAAAATGATCAATCAGAAACAGTTCCGGCTCCATCCATCGCATTGACCAGGGAAGCGCGAAAAAATTGCTTTACAAAATTTCTGAGCCCGCGTTGATTGCCCTGAGTGCTGATCTTTACGTTAAACAGTTCCCACTGCTGAAAGCGGCAGAGATCACGCGCAAAGGAGTTTGCCCATGAAACGCCTGCTTTATGTTTTGGCGCTGGCCATGCTCACATTTTCCGTTCCTGCCGCCGCCCAGATGCTGGACGGGGATCCGGACCAGGGGTCCCGGGAGAGGGAAATAATCGCGGTGACGATCGGAAGCGGGGATCAGCAGGCCCTGATCCCTGTGAACATGTACTACCGCAGCAGCCTGTTCGAGACCATCTATCTGGCCAGCGAGATGAACGCCAGTGGGCAGATCACGGCCATTCGCTTCTACAACAACTTTTTCTCCAACCTTCCCAACAAACCCACGCAAGTCTGGTTGGGAGAAACCCCGCTCGCGGACCTTAGTAACGGTTGGATCCCTGCCAGCCAGCTGACCCAGGTGTTTTCCGGCGATGTGGCTTATCCTGCCGGGATGAATGAGATCACCGTCACGTTCGCCACGCCTTTTGCGTATGGCGGCGGAAACCTCGTGATGATGGTCTTCCGGCCCTGGGACGACGAATACTATATGTCCGTGGATTCATTTTTCGCCCAGACCGTTGGCTCCAACCGCTCTTTGAACACCTTCAACCACAATACCCCCATCGATCCGGATAATCCACCCACCACCGGGGTCACGGGCCAGTTTCCCAAAACCACCTTCTTTGTGGATGTTGCGGGAACGGGCGCGCTGGCCGGTAACGTCAGCAGCGGCCGCAATCCGCTGCCCGGGGCGGCGGTTTCCATCATCGGAACGAACTTTTCCGCCCTCACCGACGCGGCCGGAAACTACGGCTTCCCCTATGTCCCGCAGGGAACCTACACCATGATCGCGGGCAAGACCGGCTACGCGAACGAATTACACACCGTGACGATCACCGCGGACCAGACCAGCAGCCAGGATTTCGTGCTGGCGC
Encoded here:
- a CDS encoding C4-type zinc ribbon domain-containing protein; protein product: MEEQLRTLAKMQKLDDQIGALRLLQQQLPQELNDIIERVDAATANLLGSETERAETEKKQRALEGEIKQNQATIKKYATQLSDIKTNKEYKALNSEIAYLKDKISELESQELELMEEENMAKQKVEQDKKDLAAAEMTKREREGDLREKIESLDAEIDKLRAERTQLAQTLPQNLVRQYANMIKNKGNCAVVYERNGACGGCGFVIRPQIRIELELRKKINFCESCGRILMEEFPDL
- a CDS encoding carboxypeptidase regulatory-like domain-containing protein; this translates as MKRTLLFALLLIFAIGMFSNVYAQINVTIGNGTTTNTTTGGPAPYGTWYKNFREQYLVLASEIEDQGGGPGNINSVAFNVAALNTCSPMPNYTIRLKHTTQTALTTTFEDGTYQTVFVQNDFLPVVGWNTHTFSAPFVWDGTSNILVDVYTSLIPGDYTQNASTYYSTTTFNSSLRFQSDTAEASTATTGTTSLNRSNIRFNMEALVVDEPPNPAQIVSPADGAVNVMTSATLNWASGGGAPTGYKVHFGTTNPPPFIQNTTETTYAPTLAINTTYYWKIIPFNAEGDAVNCPVWSFTTGGPVVTMTNGTQSVTDGMTYAFYDSGGPDGQYQNSENYTFTFSAANPTSIIHVTFTYFDLESGWDYLKIYNGPDTSAPQVGPAAGYSGTALPDELIGSNAVTFVFTSDSSVQRNGWAAAVSAVNLEHDLGAQSIAGNTIPSVGDPTTYTVAVKNNGANTENTYSVKLMGTGNVELASIPGTSIAPQQTIDFAITWTPSATGAMEIWGEVVLANDGIASNNQTPHMNISVQAVGVVAVTIGDGSQTGLLPLNFFYNNSLSETVYPANEMNIGGLITGIQYYNDFTLAGGLTDKPTKIWMGEIADADLTAGWVPSTSLTSVFDGLVDYPTGQNDINITLQTPYVYGGGNLVVMAQRPMDTGWFSGVNFRTQTIGTSRTLAVYSDGTAFDPAAPPAGTAPTGMFPKTTFFLIVDDMGALTGTVFDGATPLPGATVSITGTPLTTTTDANGVYNFPYVMMGAQTVVATKHGYNEVTHAVTIIEDQTVTQDFVLTQLPQVTVTGRIVGSDQPTVGLADATINLTGYDPYQATTNASGQFTITGVYASQTYEYTAHATGYQNATGQVVVGTTNVNMDDIIVNELAFPPYQVVATEATDYSNVALTWMAPDPNAVGEWIYYDTGLNEDSIGLTAGGEFSAAIRFPASALTDYAGMSLYAISLWPGDPATYSLRVWTGGTPTSPGTQVVDQPFTVPTADVFQTVLLDNPVVVSGTEELWFGYNVTHTGGMYPAGCDGGPALNGFGNMIYNAGAWSTLYDLAPTLNYNWNIRGYVGFSAPTRAPEVTPLAMKTGAFGEANGNDRVLGGYKVWRLLAANQDNESLWTPLTPTNITPTNYTDNAWAPLPSGVYKYAVKAVYTNDVMSPAAFSNEIHKGMMGVLSGTVTEFGTNVPIAGATITAGDYSGTSDATGNYSFGVYQGTYTVTCVKTGYQAGSQAGVSITGLQTTNLNFVLTEITLPPGAVQAVEASPSLVNVTWMEPGSGTDISEGFEGTAFPPTDWTQIINNTGAAGTTGVYPTWCQVGEVALTPAVPPHTGAYQAALWWDYAHQDEWLITPEFICPPAADLNFWTYVYLGSTNLDHYNVKVSTDGTTWTTLWDATALTGGWNYYDTPIAVDLDSYAGQEIKLAWQAVDGDGQGLWYVWFLDDIVVGNPTTTLRFPASSLTRVSAAGNDHRAPETVMPKRPISREMMHSSGLTSANKVANETVVRDDRVLNGYKVWRLLQGQENNESAWVQLTPDVITATAWQDGGWGSVPDGNYKWAVKAIYTAGATSTPSFSNVVPKQTQIGTIAGIVRNQQNAPIMGATVSCGDVTATTNASGAYSMQVVAGTHSVTATAAGYAPGTQTGVIVVTGQTTTVNFQLAPSQELLVDGFESYDNFALAFAPWTLVDVDMSTTYGMTGITWPNAYAAMAYMIFVPSATTPAVTDAEPHGGLKQAACFASTTPPNNDWLITPVLSNPAEIKFWARSYTDDYGLERFKVGVGTDTNPNNFTIISGTNYISAPIDWTEYTYSLAGYPGNVYVGIQCLSNDAFIFFVDDVLVMGGTANEDPGVPVVATELHGNFPNPFNPETTIRYSVKEATPVTIEIYNVKGQLVKTLVNESKASGNYSATWNGRDNNNLPVSSGVYFYKMFAGKYSSTKKMILMK